In Gigantopelta aegis isolate Gae_Host chromosome 14, Gae_host_genome, whole genome shotgun sequence, the following proteins share a genomic window:
- the LOC121388765 gene encoding 60S ribosomal protein L13-like: MAPKRNNVIPNGHFHKDWQRMVKTWFNQPMRKQRRRKNRIKKALKIAPRPVAGPLRPICRCPTFKYNTKVRAGRGFTLEELKQAGINRKLARTIGISVDHRRMNRSMESLQQNVQRLKEYRSKLILFPRKASKPKKGDANEEQIKTATQLKSPFMVIRQSTRHEKARAITDEMKKYSPFIAQRRARANVRLQGIREKKKREAEEKDK, from the exons ATGGCTCCCAAAAGAAACAATGTCATACCTAATGGGCACTTCCATAAGGATTGGCAGCGCATGGTCAAAACATGGTTTAATCAGCCAATGAGAAAGCAGCGAAGGAGGAAGAAtcgaattaagaaagcattaaAAATTGCTCCCCGCCCTGTTGCTGGACCCCTAAGACCAATATGTCGATGCCCAACATTCAAATACAACACAAAAGTGAGAGCTGGCCGAGGATTTACACTTGAAGAACTCAAG caaGCTGGTATTAACAGGAAATTGGCAAGAACAATAGGAATTTCTGTTGATCACCGCCGCATGAACCGATCGATGGAATCATTGCAGCAGAATGTACAGCGGTTGAAAGAGTACAGATCTAAACTGATCCTCTTCCCAAGGAAAGCCAGCAAACCCAAGAAGGGTGATGCTAAT GAGGAACAGATAAAGACTGCCACTCAGCTGAAGAGTCCGTTTATGGTGATCAGACAGAGTACGCGACACGAGAAGGCTCGCGCCATTACCGACGAAATGAAGAAATACAGTCCATTCATCGCACAGCGACGGGCTAGAGCCAATGTCAGACTTCAAGGCatccgagagaaaaagaaacgtGAAGCAGAAGAGAAGGACAAATAA
- the LOC121388537 gene encoding uncharacterized protein LOC121388537 gives MQTMLLFTRGAVCATRFLNTCCQKTHILQSIQPEISYVFCRSKITPSRKPQRFRPLHAADNVSKDYSIIYVNNLLKTNYYAQIVIYSLSVPTMIWSAYLCAQNYQDIPFKLTSTSPALGGMLYLLFNGFLVLALNFIGRRSIHRMYHNPDTDHYIAIVQNWNMVKGHLAFTADEARYQKPSLMNGFLGNLEIKGRQFFVVGTDFKQPAYYNRLMGWDVGTPLEQASDIDLKELIHKARKKS, from the exons atgcagacaatgTTGTTATTTACAAGAGGTGCAGTCTGTGCTACCAGATTTCTGAACACCTGTTGTcag AAAACACACATTCTACAAAGCATACAGCCAGAAATCAGCTATGTATTCTGTAGATCAAAAATCACACCTTCTCGGAAACCTCAGCGATTCCGGCCACTGCATGCAGCCGACAATGTCAGCAAGGACTATTCCATTATTTATGTAAACAATTTGTTAAAGACAAACTATTATGCTCAGATAGTAATCTACTCTTTGTCGGTGCCTACAATGATTTGGTCGGCGTACCTTTGTGCCCAAAATTACCAGGACATACCTTTCAAGCTGACATCAACGAGCCCTGCCCTGGGAGGAATGTTGTACTTGCTGTTCAATGGATTCTTAGTATTAGCTCTGAATTTTATTGGACGGAGGTCTATACACCGCATGTACCACAACCCAGACACAGATCACTATATTGCCATCGTGCAGAACTGGAATATGGTGAAAGGTCATCTGGCATTCACAGCCGATGAAGCCAGGTATCAAAAGCCATCCTTAATGAATGGTTTTCTTGGAAATCTCGAGATAAAAGGACGGCAGTTTTTTGTTGTGGGAACAGATTTCAAGCAGCCAGCATATTACAACAGACTCATGGGTTGGGATGTAGGCACCCCTCTCGAACAGGCTAGTGACATCGATTTGAAGGAATTGATTCATAAAGCGAGAAAGAAATCTTAG